The following is a genomic window from Candidatus Aegiribacteria sp..
TTCGTCCAGGACATTTCGGAGATGTGTACAAGCCCTTCAACGCCGGGCTCCAATTCAACAAATGCTCCGTAATCGGTAATACTGGCTACTTTACCCATAATTATTGAGTTAATAGGGAATCTCTCCTGGACTCCCTCCCATGGGAACGGCTGCAGCTGTTTGAGTCCTAAAGAGATCCTTTCCCGTTCCTGATCGAATTTCAGTATTTTGACTTCGATCTCATCTCCAATTGCCAGAAGATGTGAAGGGTGACGAATGCGTCCCCAGCTCATATCCGTGATATGAAGAAGCCCGTCTATTCCTCCAAGATCAACAAATGCTCCGAAATCCGTGATATTCTTGACGATTCCAACGCGAACCTGATCCTCTTCAAGTTCCTTGATGAGAGTGTCTTTCTGTTCGGCTCTTGCTTCTTCGAGAACCTGTCTCCTGCTTACAACAATATTTCGACGACGCTTGTTGAGTTTGATTACCCGGAAACTGTATTCATTGCCCATGAAGTTCTCAAGATTAGGAACCTGCCTGAGAGCAACCTGTGATCCTGGCAGGAAAGCTTCAACACCCATGATTCGCACCTTAAGACCGCCTTTGATCCTGCGGACAACTGTTCCCATGATCTCGGATCCTGTATCGTACGCTTCCTTGATATCCTTCCATACCATGTGGAAGTGCGCCTTTTCCTTGGAAACGGAAACCCTTCCATCCTGATCTTCAAGTGATTCTATAAGAACATCCACGGATTCACCCGGGATGATCTCCTCGTTCTTCCCGAATTCACTTATCGGAATGATGCCTTCACTTTTGTAGTTGATATCTACAATTACTTCTTTTCCTACTTTTCTGAGCAGTTTTCCGCTAACAATAGCTCCTGGCTTTATTTGCCGAGAGCCTATGTTTTCCTCGTACTTTTTTTCCATCTCCTCGCGCTCAATCAGGGAGTAGTCCTGACCCTCTATGGCCTCTATCTCCTCAGAAGTGAGACCTACGATGAGTTCTTCTTTACCTGTCACTTTGTTCCTTTCATTTGATCCATGCTAATTAAATCGCTCGCGTATAAACCTGCATTAATACCTGTTTCAGCTATAGCGGACATCACTTTCTCCGCTACAGCTTTCGCTCCATATTTCTTCCTGATAGCCATTATCCTCCTGCTGGAAATCAACTTCCCGAAATGTATGCTGAATGGACTTCCTGTTCTTGTCATTGCCTTTCCAGGATGATCAGTTCCCCAGATGAACGCTGGCAGTATCGGAGCCCTGGAAGCTGATGCTATGAGGCTGATACCGGCTTTCCCTGGAAGAAGCCTGCCATCTCTGCTTCTTGTTCCCTCCGGAAAAATAACAACTGCTATCCCATTCCTTAACTGATCTACAGTCGATCTGATAGCGTTTGTATCCACTCCTGACCTGTTGACAGGAATAGTATTGAGCTTCTTGAAGATGAAATCACCGAATCTGTTCCTGAACAGCTCATTTTTTGCCATGAAAGCTATCGGTCTTGGAATCGCAAAACCTAGAACAGGCGGATCCATTTCGGAGATATGATTACAGGCAATAATAACTCCACCTTTCCGGGGTACTCTCTCAGTTCCATTTACAGCGAATCCAAAAAGTAATCGTGAAATTAAACCTCCATAGTACTGGATGCGGATGCGGACGGATTCTCTCATTGTATCACACTCATTCGCTCTCTGAAAAGTTTCAATACTGTGGAAACCTGCTGGGTAACAGTCATCAGAGTTGAATCGAGTAAATAGGCTCCAGGTGCAATTCTGAGTGGACTGTCCAATCGGCTTCTGTCTCTGTAATCTCTTTTAAGCTGAGAGCTTAGCAGCTTTCCATAATTTGCTTCATTCCCCAGCATGCGCAACTCTCTCCATCTCCTTAAAACACGGATGGCAACATCAGCAATGACATATATCTTTAAATCAGCATCCGGAAACACCACAGTTCCCATATCCCTTCCTTCAGCTACAGTATTGTGAGCTTTGCCGAATTTCTGCTGAAGGATTACCATTTCTCTGCGTACGGCAGATTTGGAGGATACTATGCTTGCTGCGTCGCTTATCTCTGGAGTTCTTATTAAGGATGAAACATCCTCGTCATCAATAAACACGGCTCCGCTGCGAATATCAATGGAATGATTACGGATGTTTTCAGCAAGTAGAAGAGAATCATCAAGCGGTATTGAATTACGTATGGATAAAAGAGCCGAAGCGCGGTACATGGCTCCGGTATCAAGATATGAATAACCAAGCACATCAGCCACCAGGCGAGCGGTAGTACTCTTCCCGGAAGCGGCCGGTCCGTCTATTGCAATTACACTAGTCAGGCAAAGTCACACCCTTTCGTTCAAGATGGCTGCAAATATCAGAATATTTATACGATACGTCAAGAGAGCTGGTAAAACAGTTAATTAAGATCAACGGCTGCTTTAAGCTTTTTGAGTTCTTCGGCACGCAGTATCCGCCATGAACCCCGTTCCAGTCCGTTCAGAGTTACGGGACCGTA
Proteins encoded in this region:
- the cmk gene encoding (d)CMP kinase, whose protein sequence is MTSVIAIDGPAASGKSTTARLVADVLGYSYLDTGAMYRASALLSIRNSIPLDDSLLLAENIRNHSIDIRSGAVFIDDEDVSSLIRTPEISDAASIVSSKSAVRREMVILQQKFGKAHNTVAEGRDMGTVVFPDADLKIYVIADVAIRVLRRWRELRMLGNEANYGKLLSSQLKRDYRDRSRLDSPLRIAPGAYLLDSTLMTVTQQVSTVLKLFRERMSVIQ
- a CDS encoding 1-acyl-sn-glycerol-3-phosphate acyltransferase gives rise to the protein MRESVRIRIQYYGGLISRLLFGFAVNGTERVPRKGGVIIACNHISEMDPPVLGFAIPRPIAFMAKNELFRNRFGDFIFKKLNTIPVNRSGVDTNAIRSTVDQLRNGIAVVIFPEGTRSRDGRLLPGKAGISLIASASRAPILPAFIWGTDHPGKAMTRTGSPFSIHFGKLISSRRIMAIRKKYGAKAVAEKVMSAIAETGINAGLYASDLISMDQMKGTK